One Halarcobacter ebronensis genomic window carries:
- a CDS encoding methylated-DNA--[protein]-cysteine S-methyltransferase has product MREYKPKTKNVIATTVIKTPLGDMLAASTKKGICLLSFYSEEEKQLQKDLDKLKKFFDAEIIPAHNKYFECLQKELDEYFNKKRKEFTLPLQLVGTPFQQSVWKILQKIPYGETISYKEEAQLLKNPKATRAVANANGKNPIAIIIPCHRVIASGKKLGGYSSGVDKKVTLLKLEDSYRFDIKE; this is encoded by the coding sequence ATGAGAGAGTATAAACCAAAAACAAAAAATGTTATTGCCACAACTGTAATAAAAACTCCCCTTGGAGATATGCTTGCAGCTTCAACAAAAAAGGGTATTTGTCTTCTTAGTTTCTATAGTGAAGAGGAGAAACAACTACAAAAAGATCTTGATAAACTAAAAAAGTTTTTTGATGCAGAGATAATTCCAGCACATAACAAATATTTTGAGTGTTTACAAAAAGAGCTTGATGAATATTTTAATAAAAAGAGAAAAGAGTTTACTCTCCCTTTACAACTTGTTGGAACACCTTTTCAACAAAGTGTTTGGAAAATCTTACAAAAAATTCCTTACGGGGAGACTATTTCATACAAAGAGGAGGCACAACTTCTAAAAAATCCCAAAGCTACAAGGGCAGTAGCAAATGCAAATGGGAAAAATCCTATTGCTATAATTATCCCTTGCCATAGGGTAATAGCAAGTGGGAAAAAACTTGGTGGTTACTCTTCTGGTGTAGATAAAAAAGTTACTCTTCTAAAACTAGAAGATAGCTATAGATTTGATATAAAAGAATAA